CAAACACACGTAAGAATTttaatggtaattttttttgtggttttctCAAAATGGCTCCATACACCTTTCACGTGGTTTGCtcctttaagacactggacacttgtcaaagatcagttttctcactgggtgtatctcatcatacacgaagttgcaagataatattgaaagaaaaaaacacccttgttgcacaagttggtgctttcagatgctcgagaCCTGAAGcgtgaagtctcgaaatcaattcaaatgttttagtggaaaattacttcttactcgaaaactacgttacttcagggggagccattttatactaccaacagctctccattgcttgttaccaagtaaggctttatgctaataattattttgagtaattaccaatagtgtccactgcctttaaatccatTTCTCTAttataattttcttttcaatCAGTTAGAGTTGCCTTTGAATTAAACTTTTCTAAAATTGTTTTTACTCTTTCTTTTCCAcaaaatgtggaaataaatcGAATTTTATTAATGCGAGTTTGCAAACAAGATCTTTAACATCACACGCCCGTTGGACTTCTTACGTTAAAAATGTCAATCGTTGACTACTACTAAACGGTAGGGGTGTATATATGTTGTAGGGCGTTTGCACGTTCTTATGCATAATggtttctgttaaaggcagtggacactattggtaattactcaaaataactattagcataaaacctttcttggtgaccagtaatggggagaggttgatggtttaaaacattgtgagaaatggctccctctgaagtgccatagttttcgagaaagaagtaattttccacgaatttgatttcgagacctcagatttaggacttggggtctcgaaatcaaccatctaaacgcacacaactttgtgtgacaagggtgtttttttctttcattatgtctcgtaagttcgatgaccgattgagctcagattttcacatgtttgttattttatgcatatgttgagatacaccaactgtgaaggctattctttgacaattaccaatagtgtccactgccttttatctTGGCAATCGAAATAAAGTTTTTATAATTATCATTTCAATTTCAGCAAGTTCTGACCGGCCATTGGTTTTTTCAGGGGATTCCTTgaatttcaaatgtttgttttatttgttttatttgtattttaggTCCCCGATTTGGCATTGGTTTTATTTCGATCGCAGAAATCAAaatgattttcttttatttctttgttgtttgtttatttcagcAAGTTCTGGCTGGCCCGAAGGGGGGTATGGATTTCCAATGACTGACACGGGCTGCCCGGCTGTTGTCGAGGGCTCCACCTGGCAAACTGGTTCCCGCTATCAGCACACCAACGATAACGGTGTAAATGAATGGTCACCCATTCTTCATTTCCAGCAGGGATCGTATGGTGCCAGATACATGGAGCAGCATTTCTGCATGAAGACAGAAATCCCCGGGACCTACGACTGGCCGGCTGGTAGCTACTGCGTATTCAGATACGGTTTTTACTGCCCGAATGGTGAGTAGACATCTTGTCTTGAATATTTTACACTTTCTCTTTCATCATCCTTTATCCTAGTGCTTACTCTATGATCCtagacagttatttttttttttttttttttttttataacttctTGTCGTTTCTGAGTTAgtttgacctgggcccaatttcattgcgctGCTAACTTAGCATGGAATGTTTTCCTTGATTaaccaggattaccaaccatttattatttccatttgttgcatattgcttgttacttgtatttagctgttgtttgtttatcctcaaAACCACGTGTAAATTTGGTTTGGTTAACTGTTTTTACCGAGGCCAAAatttccaaaataaaaataaaaataaaacaccttttttaTGTCCTTAGCGGTTcgttgataataaaaaaaaaataccggaTTTCCCCTTAAAAATATCACACAGAAccgccccccccaaaaaaaaaaaaaaaaaaaaaaaaaatgttttcaagatACAACTTCAATATCAgtagaacaattttttttttaaagtatggcAACAATTTTATATTTTACTAATAAAAAGAATCCCcgagagtttttttttacctcagaTAATATTGTTGTTCCTAAAGTGAAAAATCTTAAAGTACCAGTATTTCTGctaccgggattcgaacccacagtctgctgaacagaatcaccagggCCTGAATTCGgcgctcttatccgctcagccacgacatcGCTTTGTTAATAACAGATCGAGGGTTTTTAACCCTCGATCTGTTATTAACAAAGCGATGTCGTGGCCgggcggataagagcaccgaattcaggccctggtgtttctgttcagcagagtgtaggttcgaatcccggtcgtgacacttgtgtccctgagcaagacacttcaccataattgcttctacccacccaggggtaaaaataatgtgagggcagagatggttcttgtgattgatttagccgagtactagtagcgcatttgttgcacaatgctgtatactccccagggagctgagatggtttaaggaatgatttaaggcccagtgacaaagggtaataatgttggagcgccatgagtgtcactgcgtgacggacctgagcgcgatataagaagccataattttaaataattttttttttttttaatctttataAAAACGACTAAAGTTTGAACCTAGCATCTTTATTGATTTTCAAATTTATAAAAGGTTTCCATCtgactaaaacaaattataatcatCTCACTGACTGTTATTTCTTTACAGGTATGCCGAATGGTCACATCGAATGGGATGATGAGGACCTTGCCAACCAAAATTCCAAGAACGGCACCGTACCGGCAGGAACGTACAACCGGCATACCCGTATCTACTTCTGTTGCATGACCGTCGGTGACGTATCCCAGCCGATCACCTTGCCTACTCAGAATCCTTTCTACCTGTTCCCGTATAACTCGGAGCAGTGCCAGGCCGTCACAGGCATGACTGCGACTCAGGAATACTTTGCCTGGTCTCAAGAAAACTCAGCTGGTTTACCTTCACAAGGAAGTCACCCATATACAATTTTGGACGGCGGTATGCTAAAAATAAGCTACTGCTACTACTCGGAATGAAGAGCTTTGCGCAGCGCGCATACGTTTACATTGTTTGATATCAAAGAAGGCGGCCAATAGACCCTTTGCACAACGCGGAACGCACTTCCTACAGCAACTTTCCGGCCGCCATGACAGGGGCCAAAGTATCACTTGTGGGGGTGATACACGTTCTTTGCATGACTGTGTAAACAAAGAGTGACCCTTTgtgtagcctgaacgtctgacgtcattcttcgaggctcgtgaataacgccagagaccggccaaAAACCGGCGTgtggtttgacctttgacaaattctacaccaacattaccAAGCAAGTACCGTATCCACCATGCATGCACTGTATGCATACtaccacacacgtggacacacacgtgcggacgaccgaaagtaagcaTTTCCAtaactgtgttttgattggccaaccgaggtgacctcagaccaatcaaaacaaacccagctacgGTAGGTTtcagtcactgcatttatccaatggtATCATTATACCCAacggaatcactggatctgaatagctggtacctgtctttatccttgcggataaagacaggggcccagtctacccTTGGTgaaacattgggtgcgttcgtttagcttccctgggtcgaccccggtgtgtggcggttttttttttcaggacgattgtgtgcagataattacccacgttcgtcctggaaaaaaaaccgccacacaccggggtcgacccagggaagttaaAACAAACGCACCCTTTCTAATCAACTGGAGGCACTATGACGAGCGCCTCCAATTGATCAGAAAGTTTCACCAAAGGTCACTCGTTGTTAACACAGTCATGCAAAATACGTGTGTCAGCAGCCCGAAAAGTGTTACTTTGACCCCTGTCATGGCGGACGGAAAGTTGCTGTAGGAGGTGCGTTCCGCGTTATGCAAGGGTCTATACAAGGGATCTACAAATTGTGAAGTCTCGCGCGTATTTAAACATTGGGACCCACTAAGGTGAGcgagtttgtttctttcaaccGGTACATTCTTACGGTACATCGCACCAAAGTGGTCCCCCAAAATGTTCAAATATTCGCGATACTTCTTGCAAGGTATCAGTCGATAATTAAGTAAACCTAGATGAAACACTCTGGAATCCAGTCTGATTTCTAAACGGGAGTCACGTGATGCAATATAACTGGtcatgtgacttttttttttttttttttttttaatatctacACAATAAAAAACCCTCACAATAATGATCCTCAAACCTTTGAATATAATGTTGGGATTTAAGGAATAATTGCAAATTGCaatacacccccccccaaaaaaaaaagaggcgtTTTATTTTTACAGGACGGTTACCAAGAGTTTCGAAGTGTTGTTTGTAAGCTAACATGTTAAAAGTAAGGTAACCAGTTTTGCAAATtcattatgatttgaaatgacTGGAAAAATGACATCTTGACGTCTTAAaacgtagacttgattcaagtcccattctcgtgcgAGATGTCGCTAAGCATCCCGCCGTCAAAATGAAGCACAGATTGGGGGAGTTTTCTGATGTTAGTCGATGGGattgaaaataaaaggactctcacgggattgggacttgagtcacgTCTATTTAAAACCCTACGCAATGACACAACCCCTTTTCTGTGGCTGATAGCACGAAATCACTATTTAATAATTCACGAATTTTCTCATCAACGTAATATTTTTGTCTCCCCTCAAAATCAGCTCAAACGAATAGGACACAATATTACTAGGACCCTAATTGTAAACGTCATTCAGCCTGTATTAATTTATATCCAAAAGAACCCTCAAAAGATTAAACAACTTGTAAAATATGTTTTCaaaccccgccccccccccaaaaaaaaaaaaaaaaaccaaaaaaacaaaaaaccaatgTATATATATAATAGTAATATGGTCTGTATTGTGCTAAATGTGCGTTTTTCTTATAAAATGTTGGCTACAGCGCGCCCTGTATATATGAGTATATTAATGTACGTGGATATAAAGCTCCAGGGCATAATTTCacggagctgcttaagcagaaaaagtagctaagcgcacCAAAATGATGCTAACCAGAGTaacgttaccagccaaattactaTGTTGCATGTAGAatatttgactggtatcctgcttagttatgcttagcagagaattaagcgatattttttgcttaagcagctttatgaaattgggccatatGTTCTGAGGTTCAACTATTGATATAAAGTGATTTTGTACTTAGatatattaatatatttttcgTAACAACTAGAATTATATATTATACTAATCTTTAAAGagagggtatacctttggtaataaaaaaataaatattaatgatcataaaaaacttaatttgggaagaagcactgcagctattaaaaatgaaaaaaacaaattagttgagAAATGGTTCCCTGCTAAGGTATGTGGTTTAAGAGACAGGGATTCAAAAACATGTagatttgagaaacatttctgcatgaaacgtttctcagattgtgtattcttatTTCGAGTGAATACTCTCACTGCGTGAACGCCTCCAGATattcagcgatatctcaaaaacggtACCACCTTTTGACATGAAATGAAAAGTTACTTTAATGGTATATTCATTTATATATAGGATGAAAACAAATcgaacggtttcaaaaaccaaaggtatactttgcctttaaacctattattaattgtgtaatttatcaaaacatttttagaaagcAAAGATGATAGAaagtattttatgcattttgtagACTTATTGTTGAGAGTGTAATGTTAAGTTTCCCTCAtagtatataaatataaatgcaTAACCAGAACGAGGCTGAAAATCAGGAAAAGTCTGGCCCTGTTTTGTGTACAATGATCTAATACTGAGTGTTAAGGGAACCATACGCTGacaacagtttttttgtttactatttactaAAAGAAATTACAATTTGAAAGTTCCTAAAGTTACATGCGATTTATTATTTAGTCAACACACATTTAGGTGTCCAAAGATGTTGGGAAAGTAGTAAAATAAACTATGCGTGTATATTTTTGGGTGTTTTCAGACAACTTTCACgagttttagttttattgacaGTTTATTCGTTTATATAGGATGAAAAAAaccaaacggttccaaaaaccaaaggtaaaattttgctttttaaacaTTCTTAATTGCGTTACTTAAACACTCAGCAGGGTGGATAGTATGAATTACATGCATTTCATAGAcgtatttttgagaaagtattttattattaatggtaT
The sequence above is a segment of the Asterias amurensis chromosome 12, ASM3211899v1 genome. Coding sequences within it:
- the LOC139945325 gene encoding uncharacterized protein produces the protein MSSVKVLPASPTTQIGMTSEKYETTQLITNTPSSDRPLVFSGDSLNFKSSSGWPEGGYGFPMTDTGCPAVVEGSTWQTGSRYQHTNDNGVNEWSPILHFQQGSYGARYMEQHFCMKTEIPGTYDWPAGSYCVFRYGFYCPNGMPNGHIEWDDEDLANQNSKNGTVPAGTYNRHTRIYFCCMTVGDVSQPITLPTQNPFYLFPYNSEQCQAVTGMTATQEYFAWSQENSAGLPSQGSHPYTILDGGMLKISYCYYSE